A genome region from Streptomyces sp. NBC_01296 includes the following:
- a CDS encoding sulfatase family protein: MPSYDNHLSRRAFGGAVGATAAAAAVGLGAAPAQAAQETAGPQEREFRAARGRHSRRPNILFVLGDDLGWADLSSYGSPHIKTPNLDRLARQGVRFTDAYSGSATCSPTRFSLYTGRYPGRVEGGLAEPIADKSVGLEPTHPTLASLLRDAGYATALIGKWHCGYLPDHSPTKSGWDEFFGNFGGALEYYSKLGLGGEYDLYEGDATYKDLRYYTRIITERAAEYVSRDHGGKPWLLNLNFTTPHWPWIADGDTGASAEVERRIKAGDARALWHQDGGSVEKYRQMVEDLDRSIGEVLKALERSGQADDTLIVFSSDNGGERFSYNWPLSGNKASLQEGGIRVPNIVRWPARIDGGQVSRVPVFTPDWTATLLELAGARPHPAYPLDGASLAGYLLRGEKTAERNLFWRVRGERALRRGDWKYYRGKTGRDQLFHLAGDAREQADKAALEPARLAELRAAWEKTDAGLLPYPA, translated from the coding sequence GTGCCTTCGTACGACAACCACCTGTCCCGGCGTGCCTTCGGCGGCGCCGTCGGAGCGACCGCGGCCGCGGCGGCCGTGGGGCTGGGCGCCGCCCCCGCCCAGGCGGCCCAGGAGACCGCCGGGCCGCAGGAACGGGAGTTCCGCGCCGCCCGCGGCCGGCACTCCCGGCGGCCCAACATCCTGTTCGTCCTCGGCGACGACCTCGGCTGGGCCGACCTGTCCTCGTACGGCTCCCCGCACATCAAGACCCCGAACCTGGACCGGCTGGCCCGCCAGGGCGTCCGCTTCACCGATGCCTACTCCGGCTCCGCCACCTGCTCACCGACGCGGTTCAGCCTGTACACGGGCCGCTACCCGGGCCGTGTGGAGGGCGGCCTCGCCGAGCCCATCGCCGACAAGAGCGTCGGCCTGGAGCCCACCCACCCGACGCTGGCCTCGCTGCTGCGCGACGCGGGCTACGCGACCGCGCTGATCGGCAAATGGCACTGCGGCTACCTGCCCGACCACAGTCCGACCAAGTCGGGCTGGGACGAGTTCTTCGGCAACTTCGGCGGGGCCCTGGAGTACTACTCCAAGCTGGGCCTCGGCGGCGAATACGACCTCTACGAAGGCGACGCCACCTACAAGGACCTGCGCTACTACACGCGGATCATCACCGAGCGGGCCGCCGAGTACGTCTCCCGCGACCATGGCGGCAAGCCGTGGCTGCTCAACCTCAACTTCACCACCCCGCACTGGCCGTGGATCGCCGACGGGGACACCGGGGCGAGCGCCGAGGTCGAGCGCCGGATCAAGGCGGGCGACGCCCGGGCGCTGTGGCACCAGGACGGGGGCTCCGTCGAGAAGTACCGGCAGATGGTCGAGGACCTCGACCGCTCGATCGGCGAGGTGCTGAAGGCGCTCGAGCGCTCGGGGCAGGCGGACGACACCCTGATCGTCTTCTCCAGCGACAACGGCGGCGAGCGGTTCTCGTACAACTGGCCGCTCTCCGGCAACAAGGCCTCCCTCCAGGAGGGCGGGATCCGGGTGCCGAACATCGTGCGCTGGCCGGCCCGGATCGACGGCGGCCAGGTCAGCCGGGTCCCGGTCTTCACCCCCGACTGGACGGCGACCCTGCTGGAGCTGGCCGGAGCCCGGCCGCACCCGGCCTACCCGCTGGACGGGGCCAGCCTGGCCGGGTACCTGCTGCGCGGCGAGAAGACCGCCGAGCGGAACCTGTTCTGGCGGGTGCGCGGCGAGCGGGCCCTGCGCCGGGGGGACTGGAAGTACTACCGCGGCAAGACGGGCCGGGACCAGCTGTTCCACCTGGCCGGGGATGCCCGGGAGCAGGCCGACAAGGCGGCCCTGGAACCGGCCCGGCTCGCGGAGCTGCGCGCGGCCTGGGAGAAGACGGACGCGGGTCTGCTGCCCTACCCGGCGTGA
- a CDS encoding putative leader peptide, giving the protein MQPLGDRSVTLVERRHVDLVRVASAICRCSA; this is encoded by the coding sequence ATGCAGCCTCTCGGTGACCGTTCCGTCACCCTCGTCGAGCGCCGCCACGTAGACCTGGTCCGTGTCGCGAGCGCCATCTGTCGCTGTTCCGCGTAG
- the purF gene encoding amidophosphoribosyltransferase yields the protein MPRGDGRLNHDLLPGEKGPQDACGVFGVWAPGEEVAKLTYFGLYALQHRGQESAGIAVSNGSQILVFKDMGLVSQVFDETSLGSLQGHIAVGHARYSTTGASVWENAQPTFRATAHGSIALGHNGNLVNTAELAEMVADLPRQDGRATQVAATNDTDLVTALLAGQTDDDGKPLTIEESATKVLPKVKGAFSLVFMDEGTLYTARDPQGIRPLVLGRLERGWVVASETAALDICGASFVREVEPGELIAIDENGLRTSRFAEAKPKGCVFEYVYLARPDTDIAGRNVYLSRVEMGRRLAKEAPVDADLVIATPESGTPAAVGYAEASGIPYGSGLVKNAYVGRTFIQPSQTIRQLGIRLKLNPLKEVIRGKRLVVVDDSIVRGNTQRALVKMLREAGAAEVHIRISSPPVKWPCFFGIDFATRAELIANGMTVDEIATSLGADSLSYISLDAMIEATTIQKPNLCRACFDGVYPMELPDPQLLGKQLLESELAGGTDAADALRRP from the coding sequence GTGCCTCGTGGTGATGGACGACTCAACCACGACCTGCTCCCCGGCGAAAAGGGCCCCCAGGACGCTTGCGGCGTCTTCGGTGTCTGGGCTCCGGGTGAAGAGGTCGCCAAGCTCACCTACTTCGGACTGTATGCGCTGCAGCACCGTGGACAAGAGTCCGCGGGAATCGCTGTGAGCAACGGTTCCCAGATCCTCGTCTTCAAGGACATGGGCCTCGTTTCCCAAGTCTTCGACGAAACCTCTCTCGGCTCGCTCCAGGGTCATATCGCGGTCGGTCACGCCCGCTACTCGACCACCGGAGCCTCCGTCTGGGAGAACGCGCAGCCCACTTTCCGTGCGACCGCCCACGGCTCCATTGCCCTGGGTCACAACGGCAACTTGGTGAACACCGCCGAGCTCGCCGAGATGGTCGCCGACCTCCCCCGTCAGGACGGCCGTGCCACCCAGGTGGCGGCCACCAATGACACCGACCTGGTCACCGCCCTGCTGGCCGGCCAGACGGACGACGACGGCAAGCCCCTGACGATCGAGGAGTCGGCCACCAAGGTCCTCCCGAAGGTCAAGGGTGCGTTCTCGCTCGTGTTCATGGACGAGGGAACCCTCTACACCGCCCGTGACCCGCAGGGCATCCGCCCGCTGGTCCTCGGCCGCCTGGAGCGCGGCTGGGTGGTCGCGAGTGAGACCGCCGCCCTCGACATCTGCGGCGCCAGCTTCGTCCGCGAGGTCGAGCCGGGCGAGCTCATCGCGATCGACGAGAACGGTCTGCGCACCTCCCGCTTCGCGGAAGCAAAGCCCAAGGGCTGTGTCTTCGAGTACGTCTACCTGGCGCGCCCGGACACCGACATCGCCGGCCGGAACGTCTACCTCTCGCGTGTCGAGATGGGCCGGCGACTGGCCAAGGAAGCCCCGGTGGACGCCGACCTGGTGATAGCGACGCCGGAATCCGGCACGCCCGCCGCGGTCGGATACGCCGAGGCCAGCGGGATCCCGTACGGATCCGGCCTGGTCAAGAACGCCTACGTGGGCCGGACCTTCATCCAGCCCTCGCAGACGATCCGCCAGCTGGGCATCCGCCTGAAGCTCAACCCCCTCAAGGAAGTCATCCGGGGCAAGCGCCTGGTGGTCGTGGACGACTCGATCGTCCGCGGCAACACGCAGCGCGCCCTGGTCAAGATGCTCCGCGAGGCCGGCGCGGCCGAGGTCCACATCCGGATCTCCTCGCCGCCGGTGAAGTGGCCGTGCTTCTTCGGCATCGACTTCGCCACCCGGGCCGAGCTGATCGCCAACGGCATGACGGTCGACGAGATCGCCACGTCGCTCGGCGCGGACTCGCTCTCGTACATCTCGCTCGACGCGATGATCGAGGCGACGACCATCCAGAAGCCCAATCTCTGCCGTGCCTGCTTCGACGGCGTGTACCCCATGGAGCTGCCCGACCCGCAGCTCCTGGGCAAGCAGCTTCTGGAATCCGAGCTCGCGGGCGGCACCGACGCCGCCGACGCGCTCCGGCGCCCGTAG
- the purM gene encoding phosphoribosylformylglycinamidine cyclo-ligase produces the protein MTEKTTGASYAAAGVDIEAGDRAVELMKEWVKKTQRPEVLGGLGGFAGLFDASALKRYERPLLASATDGVGTKVDIARQLGVYDTIGHDLVAMVMDDIVVCGAEPLFMTDYICVGKVHPERVAAIVKGIAEGCVLAGCALVGGETAEHPGLLGPDDFDVAGAGTGVVEYDRLLGADRIRTGDAVIAMASSGLHSNGYSLVRHVLFERAKMSLEQHVEELGRTLGEELLEPTKIYSLDCMALTRTAEVHAYSHITGGGLAANLARVIPDHLHATVDRSTWAPGAIFDLVGKAGQVEQLELEKTLNMGVGMMAVVPQESVDVALTALADRGVDAWVAGEILERGAHTEGATLTGAYGS, from the coding sequence ATGACAGAGAAGACCACCGGTGCCAGCTACGCAGCCGCAGGCGTGGACATCGAAGCGGGAGACCGCGCCGTCGAGCTGATGAAGGAGTGGGTGAAGAAGACGCAGCGCCCCGAGGTCCTCGGCGGCCTCGGCGGGTTCGCCGGCCTCTTCGACGCCTCCGCCCTCAAGCGCTACGAGCGCCCGTTGCTGGCCTCCGCGACCGACGGGGTCGGCACGAAGGTGGACATCGCCCGCCAGCTGGGCGTGTACGACACCATCGGCCACGACCTGGTCGCGATGGTCATGGACGACATCGTCGTCTGCGGCGCCGAGCCGCTCTTCATGACCGACTACATCTGCGTGGGCAAGGTCCACCCGGAGCGTGTCGCGGCGATCGTCAAGGGCATCGCCGAGGGCTGCGTCCTCGCCGGCTGCGCCCTGGTGGGCGGCGAGACCGCCGAGCACCCGGGTCTGCTGGGCCCGGACGACTTCGACGTGGCGGGCGCCGGCACCGGTGTCGTCGAATACGACCGCCTGCTCGGCGCGGATCGCATCCGTACGGGTGACGCCGTCATCGCGATGGCGTCCTCCGGCCTTCACTCGAACGGGTACTCGCTCGTCCGGCACGTCCTCTTCGAGCGCGCCAAGATGTCCCTCGAGCAGCACGTCGAGGAGCTCGGCCGGACCCTCGGCGAGGAGCTCCTGGAGCCGACCAAGATCTACTCGCTGGACTGCATGGCCCTCACCCGTACGGCCGAGGTCCACGCGTACTCGCACATCACCGGCGGCGGTCTCGCGGCGAACCTGGCCCGGGTCATCCCGGACCACCTGCACGCCACGGTCGACCGATCGACCTGGGCCCCGGGCGCGATCTTCGACCTGGTCGGCAAGGCCGGGCAGGTCGAGCAGCTGGAGCTGGAGAAGACCCTGAACATGGGCGTCGGCATGATGGCCGTGGTCCCGCAGGAGTCGGTGGACGTGGCACTGACCGCGCTGGCCGACCGGGGCGTGGACGCCTGGGTCGCGGGAGAGATCCTGGAGCGCGGTGCGCACACCGAGGGTGCGACCCTGACCGGCGCGTACGGGAGCTGA
- a CDS encoding DUF3073 domain-containing protein, producing MGRGRAKAKQTKVARQLKYNSGGTDLSRLANELGASPTEPLLPVSEPVEVDDDLDDDDPYAKYADLYNSDDDDDEDEESGPSAQRRGA from the coding sequence ATGGGGCGCGGCCGGGCCAAGGCCAAGCAGACAAAGGTCGCCCGCCAGCTGAAGTACAACAGCGGCGGGACTGACCTCTCGCGTCTGGCCAATGAGCTGGGCGCATCGCCGACGGAACCGCTGCTGCCTGTCAGCGAGCCGGTCGAAGTCGATGACGATCTGGACGACGACGACCCGTACGCCAAGTACGCGGATCTGTACAACAGCGATGATGACGACGACGAGGACGAAGAGTCCGGTCCGTCGGCCCAGCGCCGCGGCGCTTGA
- a CDS encoding Leu/Phe/Val dehydrogenase, whose protein sequence is MGVTTVTEMTDGVLHTLFRSEQGGHEQVVLCQDRASGLKAVIAIHSTALGPALGGTRFHAYASDEEAVMDALNLSRGMSYKNAMAGLDLGGGKAVIIGDPDVLKSEELLLAYGRFVESLGGRYVTACDVGTYVADMDIVARETRWATGRSPENGGAGDSSVLTAFGVFQGMRASAQHLWGDPTLRGRKVAVAGVGKVGHYLVEHLLEDGAEVVITDVREESVRRILDKHPQVTAVADTNVLIRTEGLDIYAPCALGGALNDESVPALTAKVVCGAANNQLAHPGVEKDLADRGILYAPDYVVNAGGVIQVADELHGFDFDRCKVKAAKIFDTTLAIFARAKTDGIPPAAAADRIAEQRMADARAAKAAKGSVPAL, encoded by the coding sequence ATGGGAGTCACCACCGTGACCGAAATGACCGACGGCGTCCTGCACACCCTGTTCCGTTCGGAACAGGGCGGCCACGAGCAAGTCGTGCTGTGCCAGGACCGAGCCTCCGGCCTGAAGGCCGTCATCGCGATCCACTCCACCGCTCTGGGCCCCGCCCTCGGCGGTACCCGCTTCCACGCGTACGCCTCCGACGAGGAGGCCGTCATGGACGCGCTGAACCTCTCGCGCGGCATGTCGTACAAGAACGCCATGGCCGGTCTCGACCTCGGCGGCGGCAAGGCCGTGATCATCGGGGACCCGGACGTCCTGAAGTCCGAGGAACTGCTGCTGGCCTACGGCCGGTTCGTGGAGTCCCTCGGCGGCCGCTACGTGACGGCCTGCGACGTCGGCACGTACGTGGCGGACATGGACATCGTGGCCCGCGAGACCCGCTGGGCGACCGGCCGCTCCCCCGAGAACGGCGGCGCCGGCGACTCGTCGGTCCTCACCGCGTTCGGTGTCTTCCAGGGCATGCGGGCCAGCGCCCAGCACCTGTGGGGCGACCCGACGCTGCGCGGCCGCAAGGTCGCCGTGGCCGGCGTTGGCAAGGTCGGCCACTACCTGGTCGAGCACCTCCTGGAGGACGGTGCCGAGGTCGTGATCACGGACGTCCGCGAGGAGTCGGTGCGCCGGATCCTCGACAAGCACCCGCAGGTCACCGCCGTGGCGGACACCAACGTCCTGATCCGCACCGAGGGCCTGGACATCTACGCCCCCTGCGCACTCGGCGGCGCGCTGAACGACGAGTCGGTACCCGCCCTGACCGCCAAGGTCGTGTGCGGCGCCGCGAACAACCAGCTCGCCCACCCGGGTGTGGAGAAGGACCTCGCGGACCGCGGGATCCTCTACGCGCCCGACTACGTGGTGAACGCGGGCGGGGTCATCCAGGTCGCCGACGAACTGCACGGCTTCGACTTCGACCGCTGCAAGGTCAAGGCCGCGAAGATCTTCGACACCACCCTGGCCATATTTGCTCGCGCGAAGACGGACGGGATCCCGCCGGCCGCGGCGGCCGACCGGATCGCCGAGCAGCGGATGGCGGACGCCCGCGCCGCGAAGGCCGCGAAGGGCTCCGTCCCGGCCCTGTAG
- the bldC gene encoding developmental transcriptional regulator BldC, with product MTARTPDAEPLLTPAEVATMFRVDPKTVTRWAKAGKLTSIRTLGGHRRYREAEVRALLAGIPQQRSEA from the coding sequence ATGACCGCTCGCACCCCTGATGCCGAGCCGCTGCTGACCCCGGCTGAGGTTGCCACGATGTTCCGCGTGGACCCGAAGACGGTCACCCGCTGGGCCAAGGCTGGCAAGCTCACGTCCATCCGCACCCTGGGTGGACACCGCCGATACCGCGAGGCCGAGGTTCGCGCACTGCTCGCGGGAATTCCGCAGCAGCGCAGCGAGGCCTGA
- the hrpA gene encoding ATP-dependent RNA helicase HrpA — protein sequence MSTSFAALQTLLGEISLRDAHRLGRRLEGARRIRKPEAKQAVLDEIAAEAEKAAARLAGRASRMPEVTYPENLPVSQKKDEIAEAIRDHQVVIVAGETGSGKTTQIPKICMELGRGVRGMIGHTQPRRIAARTVAERIAEELKSEIGQTVGWKVRFTDQVDQDATFVKLMTDGILLAEIQTDRELRAYDTIIIDEAHERSLNIDFLLGYLSQLLPKRPDLKVVITSATIDPERFSRHFGEAPIVEVSGRTYPVEVRYRPLLEDDSEESDRDQITAICEAVDELQSEGPGDVLVFLSGEREIRDTADALNKRNLRFTEVLPLYARLSHAEQHRVFQQHTGRRIVLATNVAETSLTVPGIKYVIDPGNARISRYSHRTKVQRLPIERISQASANQRKGRCGRTSDGICIRLYSEDDFLSRPEFTDAEILRTNLASVILQMTAAGLGEIEKFPFIDPPDHRNIRDGVQLLQELGALDPSEKDPSRRLTQMGRQLSQLPVDPRLARMVVEADKNNCVREVMVIAAALSIQDPRERPSDKQTQADQNHARFKDETSDFLSFLNMWRYLREQQKERGSSSFRRMCKQEYLNFLRIREWQDIYSQLRTVAKGMGIHVNEADAPETSVHISLLAGLLSHIGLKDTDKNEYLGARSAKFAIFPGSALFKKQPKFLMSAELVETSRLWARVNAKVEPEWVEPLAQHLIKRTYSEPHWEKDQAAVMAYEKVTLYGVPIVAQRKINYGRIDAEVSRELFIRNALVEGDWRTHHKFYADNRKLLTEVEELENRARRRDIVVDDETLFDFYDQRIPEHVVSGAHFDSWWKHKKREEPELLDFEREMLLTEKAAGVTKADYPDSWRQGQLTFRVTYQFEPGADADGVTVHIPLHVLNQVTGEGFDWQIPGLRAEVVTELIRSLPKPIRRHYVPAPNFATRFLDTAVPLQEPLPATLARELQRMVGVPVSAEDFDLSRIPDHLKITFRIIDERRKNLAEDKDLEALRLKLKPKARQALSKAAAATAERAGGESLERTGLTDWTIGTLTKVFETRRAGQPVKAYPALVDEGASVSVRLFDTEAEQQQAMWLGTRRLILLNIPVNPAKFASDHLTNQQKLALSRNPHGSIQALFDDCATAAADKLIADHGGPAWDEAGFRALYEAVRADLVDTTVRTVGQVQQVLAAWQACERRLKAVNSLALVANVQDVKRQLAALVPAGFVTLTGLRRLADLMRYLVAVDRRLQQMPTGAQRDTTRMEKVHEMQDEYAWLLEQLPKGRPVPSAVTDIRWMIEELRVSYFAHALGTAYPVSDKRIVKAVDAAAPGPAR from the coding sequence ATGTCTACTTCCTTCGCCGCCCTGCAGACGCTTCTCGGTGAGATCTCCCTCCGTGACGCGCACCGCCTCGGCCGCCGCCTCGAAGGCGCCCGCCGCATCCGCAAGCCCGAGGCCAAGCAGGCCGTGCTCGACGAGATCGCCGCGGAGGCCGAGAAGGCCGCCGCGCGACTCGCCGGCCGTGCCTCGCGGATGCCGGAGGTCACGTATCCCGAGAACCTGCCCGTCAGCCAGAAGAAGGACGAGATCGCCGAGGCGATACGCGACCACCAGGTCGTGATCGTCGCCGGTGAGACCGGTTCCGGCAAAACCACGCAGATCCCCAAGATCTGCATGGAGCTGGGCCGCGGCGTCCGGGGCATGATCGGGCACACCCAGCCCCGCCGGATCGCCGCCCGCACCGTCGCGGAGCGCATCGCCGAGGAGCTGAAGTCCGAGATCGGCCAGACGGTCGGCTGGAAGGTCCGGTTCACCGACCAGGTGGACCAGGACGCGACCTTCGTGAAGCTGATGACGGACGGCATCCTGCTCGCCGAGATCCAGACGGACCGCGAGCTGCGCGCGTACGACACGATCATCATCGACGAGGCCCACGAGCGGTCCCTCAACATCGACTTCCTGCTCGGCTACCTCTCCCAGCTGCTGCCGAAGCGCCCCGACCTCAAGGTCGTGATCACCTCGGCGACCATCGACCCGGAGCGGTTCTCCCGGCACTTCGGCGAGGCCCCGATCGTCGAGGTCAGCGGCCGTACGTACCCGGTCGAGGTGCGCTACCGCCCGCTCCTCGAGGACGACAGCGAGGAGAGCGACCGCGACCAGATCACCGCGATCTGCGAGGCCGTGGACGAGCTCCAGTCCGAAGGGCCGGGCGACGTCCTGGTCTTCCTCTCCGGCGAGCGCGAGATCCGCGACACGGCGGACGCGCTGAACAAGCGGAACCTGCGGTTCACAGAAGTCCTCCCCCTCTACGCCCGCCTCTCGCACGCCGAGCAGCACCGTGTGTTCCAGCAGCACACGGGGCGCAGGATCGTTCTCGCCACCAACGTCGCCGAGACCTCCCTCACCGTCCCCGGCATCAAGTACGTGATCGACCCGGGCAACGCCCGGATCTCCCGCTACAGCCACCGCACCAAGGTCCAGCGGCTGCCCATCGAGCGGATCTCCCAGGCCAGCGCCAACCAGCGCAAGGGCCGCTGCGGCCGTACCAGCGACGGCATCTGCATCCGGCTCTACTCCGAGGACGACTTCCTCTCCCGTCCCGAGTTCACGGACGCCGAGATCCTGCGCACCAACCTGGCCTCCGTCATCCTGCAGATGACCGCGGCCGGTCTCGGCGAGATCGAGAAGTTCCCCTTCATCGACCCGCCGGACCACCGCAACATCCGCGACGGCGTCCAGCTGCTCCAGGAGCTCGGGGCCCTGGACCCGTCCGAGAAGGATCCGTCGAGGCGGCTCACGCAGATGGGCCGCCAGCTCTCGCAGCTGCCCGTGGACCCGCGCCTGGCCCGCATGGTCGTCGAGGCCGACAAGAACAACTGCGTCCGCGAGGTCATGGTCATCGCGGCGGCCCTGTCCATCCAGGACCCGCGCGAGCGGCCCTCGGACAAGCAGACGCAGGCCGACCAGAACCACGCCCGCTTCAAGGACGAGACGAGCGACTTCCTCTCGTTCCTGAACATGTGGCGCTACCTCCGCGAGCAGCAGAAGGAGCGCGGCTCGTCCTCGTTCCGCCGGATGTGCAAGCAGGAGTACCTGAACTTCCTGCGGATCCGCGAGTGGCAGGACATCTACTCGCAGCTGCGTACGGTCGCCAAGGGCATGGGCATCCACGTCAACGAGGCCGACGCCCCCGAGACGAGCGTGCACATCTCGCTGCTGGCCGGACTGCTCTCGCACATCGGCCTCAAGGACACCGACAAGAACGAGTACCTCGGCGCCCGCTCCGCCAAGTTCGCGATCTTCCCGGGCTCGGCGCTCTTCAAGAAGCAGCCGAAGTTCCTCATGTCGGCCGAGCTGGTGGAGACCTCGCGGCTGTGGGCCCGGGTCAACGCCAAGGTGGAGCCCGAGTGGGTCGAGCCGCTGGCCCAGCACCTGATCAAGCGCACGTACAGCGAGCCGCACTGGGAGAAGGACCAGGCGGCCGTCATGGCGTACGAGAAGGTCACGCTGTACGGCGTGCCGATCGTCGCCCAGCGGAAGATCAACTACGGCCGGATCGACGCCGAGGTCTCGCGCGAGCTGTTCATCCGCAACGCACTGGTCGAGGGCGACTGGCGCACGCACCACAAGTTCTACGCCGACAACCGCAAGCTCCTCACCGAGGTCGAGGAGCTCGAGAACCGGGCGCGGCGCCGCGACATCGTGGTCGACGACGAGACCCTCTTCGACTTCTACGACCAGCGGATCCCCGAGCACGTGGTCTCCGGGGCGCACTTCGACTCCTGGTGGAAGCACAAGAAGCGCGAGGAGCCCGAACTCCTCGACTTCGAGCGCGAGATGCTGCTCACGGAGAAGGCGGCCGGGGTCACCAAGGCCGACTATCCGGACTCCTGGCGGCAGGGGCAGCTCACGTTCCGGGTGACCTACCAGTTCGAGCCCGGCGCGGACGCGGACGGCGTGACCGTCCACATCCCGCTCCATGTGCTGAACCAGGTCACCGGCGAGGGCTTCGACTGGCAGATCCCGGGCCTGCGGGCCGAGGTCGTCACCGAGCTGATCCGGTCCCTCCCGAAGCCGATCCGCCGGCACTACGTGCCCGCGCCGAACTTCGCTACCCGCTTCCTGGACACTGCGGTGCCGCTGCAGGAGCCGCTGCCGGCCACCCTGGCGCGCGAGCTCCAGCGGATGGTCGGGGTCCCGGTCTCCGCCGAGGACTTCGACCTGTCCCGGATCCCGGACCATCTGAAGATCACCTTCCGGATCATCGACGAGCGCCGCAAGAACCTCGCCGAGGACAAGGACCTGGAGGCCCTGCGGCTGAAGCTGAAGCCGAAGGCCCGCCAGGCCCTCTCCAAGGCCGCCGCGGCCACCGCCGAGCGGGCGGGCGGGGAGTCGCTGGAGCGCACCGGTCTGACCGACTGGACGATCGGCACGCTGACCAAGGTCTTCGAGACCCGGCGGGCCGGGCAGCCGGTGAAGGCGTACCCGGCGCTGGTGGACGAGGGTGCGAGCGTCTCCGTACGGCTCTTCGACACGGAGGCCGAGCAGCAGCAGGCGATGTGGCTGGGCACCCGGCGCCTCATCCTGCTGAACATCCCGGTGAACCCGGCGAAGTTCGCCTCGGACCACCTGACCAACCAGCAGAAGCTGGCCCTGTCCCGCAATCCGCACGGCTCCATCCAGGCGCTGTTCGACGACTGCGCGACCGCCGCGGCCGACAAGCTGATCGCCGACCACGGCGGCCCGGCCTGGGACGAGGCGGGCTTCCGCGCGCTCTACGAGGCCGTACGCGCCGACCTGGTGGACACGACCGTGCGGACGGTGGGCCAGGTGCAGCAGGTACTGGCCGCCTGGCAGGCCTGTGAGCGCCGCCTGAAGGCCGTGAACAGCCTGGCCCTGGTGGCGAACGTGCAGGACGTGAAGAGGCAGCTGGCGGCCCTCGTGCCGGCCGGCTTCGTCACCCTGACGGGCCTGCGGCGGCTTGCGGACCTGATGCGCTACCTGGTGGCGGTGGACCGGCGGCTCCAGCAGATGCCGACGGGCGCCCAGCGCGACACCACGCGCATGGAGAAGGTCCACGAGATGCAGGACGAGTACGCGTGGCTGCTGGAGCAGCTGCCGAAGGGCCGGCCGGTGCCCTCCGCGGTCACCGACATCCGCTGGATGATCGAGGAACTCCGGGTCAGCTACTTCGCGCACGCGCTCGGAACGGCGTACCCGGTCTCCGACAAACGGATCGTGAAGGCGGTGGACGCGGCGGCCCCGGGCCCCGCCCGCTGA
- a CDS encoding DsbA family protein: MSPSPSRPRSSSSASSSASARKRLLISAGVAVAAVTLGIVSWQATAPEDRPARNSSSAAAAPKGSDVHAELAKLARRESGDQLAAGRADAPVVLIEYSDFKCGYCGKFARDTEPELVKKYVEDGTLRIEWRNFPIFGADSEAAAKAAWAAGQQGRFAQFHAAAYADGAKEKGFGQARLMELAREAGVPDLERFQRDMAGEAAAAALQKDQEEGYRIGVSSTPSFLVNGQPIAGAQPLDAFAAAITKAKAQTKAQAEPQAEPQADGRAAQ, translated from the coding sequence ATGTCCCCTTCCCCTTCCCGTCCGCGTTCCTCTTCTTCCGCTTCTTCTTCCGCTTCCGCGCGCAAGCGGCTGCTGATCTCCGCCGGGGTCGCGGTCGCCGCCGTCACCCTCGGGATCGTGTCCTGGCAGGCCACCGCGCCCGAGGACAGGCCCGCCCGGAACTCCTCCTCGGCCGCGGCCGCGCCCAAGGGCTCCGACGTCCACGCCGAGCTGGCGAAGCTGGCCCGCCGCGAGTCCGGCGACCAGCTCGCCGCCGGCCGGGCCGACGCCCCCGTCGTGCTGATCGAGTACTCCGACTTCAAGTGCGGCTACTGCGGCAAGTTCGCCCGCGACACCGAACCCGAACTGGTGAAGAAGTACGTCGAGGACGGCACCCTGCGCATCGAGTGGCGCAACTTCCCGATCTTCGGCGCCGACTCCGAGGCCGCCGCCAAGGCCGCCTGGGCCGCCGGGCAGCAAGGCCGGTTCGCGCAGTTCCACGCCGCCGCGTACGCCGACGGCGCCAAGGAGAAGGGCTTCGGCCAGGCGCGGCTGATGGAGCTGGCCCGCGAGGCCGGGGTCCCGGACCTGGAGCGCTTCCAGCGGGACATGGCCGGCGAAGCCGCCGCGGCCGCCCTGCAGAAGGACCAGGAGGAGGGCTACCGCATCGGTGTCAGCTCCACCCCGTCCTTCCTGGTCAACGGGCAGCCGATCGCGGGCGCCCAGCCGCTCGACGCCTTCGCCGCGGCGATCACCAAGGCCAAGGCGCAGACCAAGGCCCAGGCCGAGCCCCAGGCCGAGCCCCAGGCCGACGGCCGGGCCGCGCAGTGA